One Punica granatum isolate Tunisia-2019 chromosome 3, ASM765513v2, whole genome shotgun sequence genomic window carries:
- the LOC116201650 gene encoding uncharacterized protein LOC116201650: MALEWVVLGYAAGAEAIMVLLLTLPGLDGLRKGLVAVTRNLLKPFLSVVPFCLFLLMDIYWKYETRPKCEGESCTPSEHLRHQKSIMKSQRNALLIVAALVFYWLLYSVTHLVVRIEQLNQRVERLKSRE, translated from the coding sequence ATGGCTCTTGAGTGGGTTGTTCTTGGCTATGCTGCCGGTGCGGAGGCAATCATGGTCCTTCTTCTGACTCTTCCGGGCCTTGATGGCCTCAGGAAGGGCCTCGTTGCTGTCACACGCAACCTCCTGAAGCCCTTTCTCTCGGTGGTCCCATTCTGCCTCTTCCTGCTCATGGACATCTATTGGAAGTACGAGACCCGGCCCAAGTGCGAGGGTGAGTCTTGCACTCCCTCCGAGCACCTCCGCCACCAGAAGTCCATCATGAAGAGCCAGAGGAACGCCCTCCTCATCGTTGCCGCCCTCGTCTTCTACTGGCTCCTCTATTCTGTCACTCATCTGGTCGTCAGGATCGAGCAGCTCAACCAGCGAGTCGAGCGGCTCAAGAGTCGCGAGTGA